A genomic stretch from Sphingobacterium sp. ML3W includes:
- a CDS encoding methyltransferase domain-containing protein — MYRDVYGEALDDYFIHQEEKFPLILHTSYGDQDEMPVEIFFRDTDDFPELEFIGLSLCDGRVLDVGAGVGSHSLYLQEKGFEVDALEISQTACHIMQQRGVQHIICKDFYEFSGQKYDTLLFLMNGVGIAGDIDGFKKLLQHSKELLTDRGQLIFDSSDIGYLYEDYNIKKPSHYFGEIQYQYEYKGQKGNPFKWLYLDQDKLIKIAHELGWVVQILYEDEHDQYLVRMEPKK, encoded by the coding sequence ATGTATAGAGACGTATATGGTGAGGCCCTGGATGATTACTTTATCCATCAAGAAGAAAAATTCCCTTTAATACTGCATACAAGCTATGGCGACCAAGACGAAATGCCTGTAGAAATTTTCTTTAGGGATACTGACGATTTTCCAGAACTGGAATTCATCGGATTATCACTCTGTGACGGCCGGGTATTAGATGTGGGGGCTGGCGTAGGCAGTCACAGCTTATATCTACAAGAAAAGGGGTTTGAGGTCGATGCGCTGGAAATATCGCAAACAGCTTGTCACATCATGCAACAGCGTGGTGTGCAACATATCATATGCAAAGATTTCTATGAATTCAGTGGACAAAAGTATGATACGCTTTTGTTTCTTATGAATGGTGTAGGTATCGCTGGCGACATTGACGGTTTTAAAAAGCTGTTGCAGCATAGTAAAGAGCTCCTGACCGATAGAGGGCAGCTTATTTTTGATTCATCCGATATCGGTTATCTCTACGAGGATTATAACATCAAAAAACCCAGCCATTATTTTGGAGAGATCCAATATCAATACGAATATAAAGGACAAAAGGGAAATCCCTTCAAATGGCTTTATCTAGATCAGGATAAACTGATCAAAATAGCCCATGAACTAGGCTGGGTTGTTCAGATTCTATATGAAGATGAACATGATCAATATTTAGTTCGTATGGAACCAAAAAAATAG
- a CDS encoding RluA family pseudouridine synthase — MNKSEITDKEVIFEDNHLIAINKKAGDIVQVDETRDLSLEDMVKIYLKKKYDKPNDAYVGVIHRLDRPVSGMILFAKTSKALERMNKFFQDRMVKKTYFAIVRQRPRNAEGKLINWLIRNRQTRVTKAFPREVKGGTYAELDYAIVGELNGFYLLRVEPLTGRTHQIRAQLAAMGCPIVGDNKYGYPRGSSMGSICLHSRSLAFTHPIKKEKMELVASLPQDGFWDKFEVLVG; from the coding sequence ATGAATAAATCTGAAATTACAGATAAAGAGGTGATCTTTGAAGATAATCATCTGATAGCGATTAATAAAAAAGCGGGCGATATTGTGCAGGTTGACGAAACTAGGGATCTTTCATTGGAGGATATGGTGAAGATCTATCTGAAAAAGAAATATGACAAACCCAATGATGCTTATGTTGGTGTCATCCATCGTTTGGATAGACCTGTTAGTGGCATGATTCTTTTCGCGAAGACAAGTAAAGCCCTCGAACGTATGAATAAGTTCTTTCAAGACCGGATGGTGAAAAAAACTTATTTTGCAATCGTACGGCAACGCCCACGTAATGCCGAAGGTAAATTGATCAACTGGTTAATTCGAAATAGACAGACAAGAGTAACGAAAGCATTTCCTCGTGAAGTGAAAGGCGGTACCTACGCTGAATTGGACTATGCGATAGTGGGTGAATTAAATGGATTCTACCTATTGCGGGTCGAACCCTTAACAGGTCGTACACATCAGATACGAGCACAGTTGGCAGCAATGGGTTGTCCTATTGTTGGCGATAACAAATATGGGTATCCAAGAGGAAGCTCAATGGGAAGTATCTGTTTGCACTCACGATCGTTAGCGTTTACACATCCCATAAAAAAAGAAAAGATGGAATTGGTGGCCTCATTGCCGCAAGATGGTTTTTGGGACAAATTTGAAGTATTGGTGGGCTAA
- a CDS encoding MlaD family protein: MSKAENKRAIIVGIFVFLGVLILLAGIFILGSQQKKFTRNIEIATSFPDVAGLKVGSNVWFSGVKVGIIKNIHFKSVQDVEVVLTIEEKSAEYIRKDAVTKLGSDGLIGNKIVVITGGSQNAPTVETGDFLRSAKTADMEAMMETLQVNNENLAKITTDFVEISRGLADGKGMVGAMLTDTAMVNTLRASLLSISAAMNNANKASANLVTLTNSLNSNKGLIHDLTTDTAIFSNLRQSAAQLQGVSQTANALINNLNNASSRLNDKDNAVGVLLNDPASANQIKSAINNLNSSTEKLDENMEALQHNFLLRGFFKKKMKENAKKAEALKADSVQ; this comes from the coding sequence ATGAGTAAGGCAGAAAATAAAAGAGCAATCATTGTTGGTATTTTTGTTTTTTTAGGCGTATTGATTCTTTTGGCCGGGATTTTTATTTTAGGCAGTCAACAAAAGAAATTTACAAGAAACATCGAGATTGCAACTTCATTTCCTGATGTTGCAGGATTGAAAGTAGGAAGTAATGTTTGGTTTTCTGGGGTTAAGGTGGGGATCATTAAAAATATCCACTTTAAAAGTGTACAGGATGTCGAAGTTGTTTTAACTATTGAAGAGAAATCTGCAGAATATATTCGTAAAGATGCTGTCACAAAATTGGGCTCTGATGGATTGATAGGTAATAAAATTGTTGTTATCACTGGCGGGTCCCAAAATGCACCTACTGTGGAAACTGGTGATTTTTTAAGATCAGCGAAAACTGCCGACATGGAGGCCATGATGGAAACATTGCAGGTAAATAACGAAAACTTGGCTAAGATTACGACAGACTTTGTCGAGATATCACGTGGTTTGGCAGATGGTAAAGGTATGGTTGGTGCAATGCTGACTGATACAGCGATGGTGAATACATTACGTGCGAGCTTATTGTCCATCAGTGCTGCAATGAATAATGCCAATAAAGCATCTGCGAATTTGGTTACATTGACAAATTCACTGAACAGCAATAAAGGGTTGATCCACGATCTGACTACCGATACTGCTATCTTTTCAAATTTGCGTCAGTCTGCAGCGCAGTTGCAGGGGGTATCACAGACTGCAAATGCATTGATCAATAACTTGAATAATGCCTCTAGTCGATTGAACGATAAAGACAATGCGGTCGGTGTCCTATTGAATGATCCAGCTTCAGCAAATCAAATTAAGTCAGCCATTAATAATCTGAATTCTAGTACTGAAAAGTTGGATGAAAATATGGAAGCTTTGCAACATAATTTCTTGTTAAGAGGCTTCTTTAAGAAAAAAATGAAAGAGAACGCTAAAAAAGCAGAAGCACTAAAGGCAGATAGTGTACAATAA
- a CDS encoding ABC transporter permease, translating to MAKKLQTFFLEFANIHRFLLRFWRELVTPPYEFKEIIRQCYEIGYKSLPLISLTGFIVGFVFTKQSRPSLEEFGATSMLPSLISIAIVRALAPLVTALIASGKVGSQIGAELSSMNVTEQIDAMEVSGTNPYKYLIVSRILATTIGIPVLCFYVAGIGLLGGYLSMMSKDDLSFLSFFTQVFETIAFKDLGAMVLRAVIFGFTIGAVSCYCGYFSSKGTEGVGKAANAAVVASMFLVFIEEIIIVQILSFFG from the coding sequence ATGGCTAAAAAACTTCAGACTTTTTTTCTAGAATTCGCAAACATTCATCGTTTCTTATTACGGTTTTGGCGCGAATTAGTAACTCCACCATATGAATTCAAAGAAATTATACGCCAATGCTATGAAATAGGCTATAAATCTTTGCCTTTGATTAGTTTAACAGGATTTATCGTTGGCTTTGTTTTTACGAAACAATCTCGTCCTTCCTTGGAAGAATTTGGTGCAACCTCGATGTTGCCATCGCTAATTTCAATTGCGATTGTCCGTGCGCTGGCCCCCCTGGTAACAGCTTTGATTGCATCGGGTAAAGTGGGGTCGCAGATCGGGGCTGAATTAAGTTCAATGAATGTGACTGAACAGATAGATGCGATGGAGGTGTCAGGTACTAATCCTTATAAATATTTGATTGTAAGTAGAATTTTAGCTACAACTATTGGTATTCCTGTGCTATGTTTTTATGTGGCAGGTATTGGCCTTTTAGGTGGTTATCTGAGTATGATGAGTAAAGATGACTTGAGTTTTTTGAGTTTTTTTACGCAGGTATTTGAAACAATTGCCTTCAAGGATTTAGGTGCTATGGTATTACGTGCTGTAATATTTGGCTTTACTATTGGAGCTGTAAGTTGCTATTGTGGTTATTTTTCCTCTAAAGGTACTGAAGGAGTAGGTAAGGCAGCCAATGCGGCCGTTGTTGCTTCGATGTTTCTTGTCTTTATTGAGGAGATAATTATTGTTCAGATTTTGTCGTTCTTTGGATAG
- a CDS encoding DUF4097 family beta strand repeat-containing protein: MEKIRIMIMGMALLFANALQAQITENAERAVPPKAPRPPKTMRMPHGDSEKRVWKEIKVPNVGEKLLLKFDNVSIEGYNGKDVVITAKVEEQEENDRAKGLRVVNGSGLSDNSGMGMNIQNIAGVTEISMVGMPLEDSVHVRVPFDLSISVRGGRGGFFNGGGIEIKDIRAEVEIASTMGDVKVINVTGPLNVKVAQGDVVAKFVQPVKGPISLIAAMGAVDVAFPVKFGANVDMKTSMGNIYAADEFQFEKPVEEPKSVYNMSNTVKGKMNGGGQDVILKTSMGDIYIRTQK; this comes from the coding sequence ATGGAAAAGATAAGAATAATGATTATGGGAATGGCACTGCTCTTTGCTAATGCATTGCAGGCCCAAATAACGGAGAATGCAGAACGCGCCGTTCCGCCAAAGGCACCTAGACCTCCTAAAACAATGAGAATGCCTCATGGTGATAGTGAGAAGAGAGTTTGGAAAGAAATTAAAGTCCCCAATGTAGGCGAGAAGCTATTGCTGAAATTTGACAATGTCTCTATCGAGGGCTATAATGGAAAAGATGTTGTGATTACAGCGAAGGTGGAGGAACAGGAAGAGAACGACCGGGCTAAAGGATTGCGTGTAGTCAATGGTTCTGGCCTTTCCGATAATTCGGGAATGGGAATGAACATTCAAAATATTGCTGGTGTTACGGAAATCAGTATGGTTGGTATGCCACTGGAGGATTCTGTGCATGTTCGGGTTCCTTTTGATCTATCGATTAGTGTGAGAGGTGGTCGTGGAGGGTTCTTTAATGGCGGTGGTATTGAAATAAAAGATATTAGAGCCGAGGTCGAGATTGCTAGTACAATGGGAGATGTTAAGGTGATCAATGTCACTGGACCGCTCAATGTGAAAGTCGCTCAGGGCGACGTGGTCGCTAAATTTGTGCAACCAGTCAAAGGGCCTATCTCACTCATCGCAGCAATGGGCGCGGTGGACGTAGCCTTCCCGGTAAAATTCGGCGCTAACGTAGATATGAAGACCTCAATGGGGAATATTTACGCTGCAGATGAATTTCAATTTGAAAAGCCTGTTGAGGAGCCTAAAAGTGTTTACAACATGTCAAATACTGTAAAGGGAAAGATGAATGGTGGCGGACAGGACGTGATCTTGAAAACTTCTATGGGGGATATTTATATTAGAACCCAAAAGTAG
- the pncB gene encoding nicotinate phosphoribosyltransferase codes for MASFTSILDNDFYKFTMQNAVVKLFPKAKARYHFINRGHHKFPEGFDILLKEAVNEMADLRLTKAEKAFFARTCPYIDPTYFDFLQGYRYDPDEIKITQDGPDLEVVIEGYWYRTILWEVPLMSLICELFYESQDLVRASDEEVIATAKDKIEKYKKLHITIADFGTRRRHSYEVHDLVVRTLKQYGEKTFIGTSNVHLAMKYETKPIGTHAHEWFMFHAAKYGYKMANLLGLEHWSDVYRGDLGIALSDTYTTEVFFQQFDKKLTKLFDGVRHDSGDPLEFTDKVIAHYKKNGIDPLSKTIIFSDGLDYDKVERIASYCEGKILHSFGVGTNFTNDVGLRPMNIVIKMTDALPEDDQWTPVIKLSDEPMKHTGDEDSIYIAKKVLMIDNDNV; via the coding sequence ATGGCTTCATTCACCTCTATATTAGATAACGACTTTTACAAATTCACGATGCAGAATGCGGTAGTCAAGCTATTTCCAAAGGCAAAAGCACGCTACCACTTTATCAATCGGGGGCATCATAAGTTTCCGGAAGGATTTGACATTCTTTTAAAGGAGGCTGTAAACGAAATGGCAGACCTACGGCTTACCAAAGCTGAGAAAGCTTTTTTTGCACGGACTTGTCCCTACATTGATCCGACCTATTTTGATTTTCTACAAGGTTATCGGTATGATCCCGATGAAATAAAAATCACACAGGATGGTCCCGATCTCGAAGTTGTTATCGAAGGGTATTGGTATCGAACGATTCTTTGGGAGGTACCGCTCATGTCACTGATCTGTGAGCTTTTCTATGAATCTCAGGATTTGGTTCGCGCGTCAGATGAAGAGGTTATTGCAACGGCCAAAGATAAAATCGAGAAATATAAAAAGCTGCATATCACAATTGCCGATTTTGGCACCCGCAGAAGACATTCCTATGAAGTCCACGATTTGGTTGTCCGTACATTAAAACAATACGGAGAAAAAACCTTTATCGGAACCAGTAATGTTCACCTAGCCATGAAATATGAAACCAAACCAATTGGTACACATGCACACGAATGGTTTATGTTTCATGCGGCAAAATATGGCTACAAAATGGCCAACCTATTAGGATTGGAGCACTGGTCGGATGTTTATCGCGGTGATCTTGGGATTGCGCTGTCTGACACCTATACAACGGAAGTTTTCTTTCAACAATTCGATAAAAAGCTTACCAAATTATTTGATGGAGTACGTCACGACAGTGGTGACCCGCTAGAGTTTACAGACAAGGTTATTGCACACTACAAGAAAAATGGTATCGATCCATTGTCAAAGACAATTATATTTTCTGATGGCCTGGATTACGACAAGGTCGAAAGAATTGCAAGTTACTGCGAAGGCAAAATATTACACTCATTTGGTGTGGGGACCAACTTTACAAACGATGTAGGACTTAGACCCATGAATATTGTCATCAAAATGACTGATGCTCTTCCAGAAGATGATCAATGGACTCCAGTCATCAAACTATCGGATGAACCTATGAAGCACACTGGCGATGAAGATTCCATCTATATCGCAAAAAAAGTATTAATGATTGATAATGACAATGTATAG
- a CDS encoding SusD/RagB family nutrient-binding outer membrane lipoprotein, with protein sequence MKRYIKPAFVSLVTVASLILSSCTKDFEKINTDPISYSKDNWDPNYTFSSAQLFYTGSFDFAYDTWRGNLIYSATMMQGLSTVVSYWAGDKYMLNESYTAAYWGNGTVGAYIEQVRNIVDVVEFTKDKPKYANLHHVARIWKALIFARLTDLYGDVPYSEAGVGFYNKIYKPKYDKQQDIYNDLLKEIETATAALKDDGDKVTGDVIYKGDIAKWRKFGNSLLLRTAMRLVKVDEAKAKEYAQKVIGKTMTNNADNAFILHDVSGSRVTQNRNSQVLLGDGGQENYYVKWSKTFIDYLKSNNDPRLRKVAVTQLYLSEKSKDQNAGFITDPAKQKGMPNGKDLGSNPLYNINGDPSYTTFPDYSSPNPNMVKRTGATFILTYGESELLLAEAAQRWGIGGSASDHYNKGVKGSMTFLDQYDGSMAISEADADAYLKAHPFNVADGLKQINTQYWAHTITMLDFYETWSNWRRTGFPVLTPVNYPGNATSATIPRRFPYPANEAAINGENYKAASSAVPGGDNLAGRVWWDK encoded by the coding sequence ATGAAAAGATATATAAAACCAGCATTTGTTAGCTTGGTTACAGTGGCTTCACTAATTTTAAGTAGCTGTACAAAAGATTTTGAAAAAATAAATACAGATCCAATTTCTTACAGCAAGGATAATTGGGATCCTAATTATACATTTAGTTCTGCTCAATTGTTTTATACAGGAAGTTTTGATTTTGCCTATGATACTTGGCGTGGAAATTTAATCTATTCGGCAACAATGATGCAGGGTTTGTCTACTGTAGTAAGTTATTGGGCAGGAGATAAATATATGTTAAACGAAAGTTACACGGCAGCTTATTGGGGTAATGGAACTGTCGGCGCCTATATTGAGCAGGTTAGAAATATTGTTGACGTAGTAGAGTTTACAAAAGATAAACCTAAATATGCAAATCTTCATCATGTCGCAAGAATTTGGAAGGCGTTGATATTTGCCCGTTTAACAGATCTGTATGGTGATGTTCCTTATTCTGAAGCAGGTGTGGGATTTTACAATAAAATCTATAAACCAAAATACGATAAACAACAAGACATCTACAACGATCTATTGAAGGAAATTGAAACGGCTACTGCAGCCTTAAAAGATGATGGTGATAAAGTAACCGGAGATGTTATCTACAAAGGCGATATTGCGAAATGGCGGAAATTTGGGAATTCGCTTTTGCTCCGCACAGCAATGCGCTTAGTGAAAGTAGATGAAGCCAAAGCCAAAGAATATGCCCAAAAGGTAATTGGGAAGACGATGACCAACAATGCAGATAATGCCTTTATCTTGCATGATGTGTCTGGTTCCCGGGTGACCCAGAACCGAAATAGCCAAGTACTCCTCGGAGATGGTGGACAGGAAAACTATTATGTAAAATGGTCCAAGACTTTTATTGATTATTTAAAATCAAATAATGATCCACGATTGAGAAAGGTTGCTGTGACTCAACTATACTTGTCTGAGAAAAGCAAAGACCAAAATGCTGGGTTTATAACTGATCCAGCAAAACAAAAAGGTATGCCTAATGGTAAGGATCTTGGATCCAATCCATTGTATAATATCAATGGAGATCCGAGCTATACTACTTTTCCAGATTATTCATCTCCTAATCCCAATATGGTTAAACGAACAGGTGCTACATTTATTTTAACCTACGGTGAGTCCGAGTTACTTTTAGCTGAGGCTGCACAAAGATGGGGAATAGGGGGGAGTGCTAGTGATCATTACAACAAAGGGGTTAAAGGTAGTATGACTTTCCTCGATCAATATGATGGATCAATGGCAATCAGTGAAGCGGATGCAGACGCTTATTTGAAGGCGCATCCATTTAATGTTGCAGATGGGCTGAAGCAAATAAACACACAGTATTGGGCGCATACGATCACAATGCTTGATTTTTATGAAACTTGGAGTAACTGGCGTAGAACAGGCTTCCCAGTGCTAACTCCTGTAAATTATCCAGGGAATGCAACTTCTGCCACTATTCCACGTCGCTTTCCTTATCCTGCAAATGAAGCGGCTATCAATGGAGAAAACTATAAGGCAGCCTCTTCAGCAGTACCCGGCGGTGATAATCTTGCAGGCCGAGTCTGGTGGGACAAATAA
- a CDS encoding ATP-binding cassette domain-containing protein — protein sequence MEKAKVNIDHSQSVIEIRNVSKSFGDNHVLKEVNLDLYKEENLVVLGRSGTGKSVLIKLISGLLKPDEGTIDVLGESVTSLNDRELRELRLKIGFSFQNSALYDSMTVRENLEFPLVRNKRNLTRSEINHAVEEVLDGVGLSQAINQMPSELSGGQRKRIGIARTLILRPEIMMYDEPTAGLDPITCLDINGLINEVQERYKTSSIIITHDLACAKEVGDRIVMLLDGKFERQGSFEEIFDTDDARVKAFYNYNFIL from the coding sequence ATGGAAAAGGCTAAAGTAAATATAGATCATTCTCAATCAGTCATTGAAATCAGAAATGTGAGTAAATCTTTTGGGGATAACCATGTACTCAAGGAGGTTAACCTAGATTTATATAAAGAGGAAAATCTTGTTGTGTTAGGACGTTCAGGTACAGGTAAATCAGTTTTGATCAAGCTGATTTCGGGATTATTAAAACCTGATGAAGGAACAATTGATGTATTGGGTGAATCTGTCACGTCGTTAAATGATCGTGAGTTGCGTGAATTACGATTAAAAATTGGTTTTTCTTTCCAGAATAGTGCACTCTATGATAGTATGACGGTTCGTGAGAATTTGGAGTTTCCATTGGTGAGAAATAAACGAAATCTCACACGATCTGAGATTAATCATGCTGTGGAGGAAGTGTTGGATGGTGTAGGTTTATCTCAGGCCATCAACCAAATGCCATCTGAATTGTCGGGAGGTCAACGTAAGCGGATTGGTATCGCGCGTACCTTGATCCTTCGGCCGGAGATTATGATGTATGATGAGCCTACAGCAGGTCTCGATCCGATCACTTGTTTGGATATCAATGGATTGATCAATGAGGTTCAGGAGCGGTATAAGACATCATCAATTATTATTACACATGATTTGGCCTGTGCGAAGGAAGTAGGTGATCGTATTGTGATGCTATTGGATGGTAAGTTTGAAAGACAAGGTTCTTTTGAAGAAATTTTTGATACAGATGACGCACGTGTTAAGGCGTTTTATAATTATAATTTTATTCTATAA
- a CDS encoding RNA polymerase sigma factor, with protein sequence MQNQLSDKDLLAMCQSGNESGFAQLYHRYAKKIFNSIYRILSNQEESEDVLQETFVEFFSKSDKWQAVLSVEAWLRRMGVNKAISLLRKNKQYYTPIDDLEIQDEGEDELLEKEWRECRLTDLESVIDQLSGIPKMVINLYLFEDMSHDEVAESLGMTAVAVRSQYHRAKKKIYEQLKERYNYAG encoded by the coding sequence GTGCAAAACCAACTTAGCGATAAAGATCTATTAGCGATGTGCCAATCCGGTAACGAGTCGGGCTTTGCACAGCTCTATCATCGCTATGCGAAGAAGATTTTTAACTCGATCTATCGGATTTTGTCAAATCAGGAGGAAAGTGAGGATGTTTTGCAGGAGACTTTTGTGGAGTTTTTCTCAAAATCGGACAAGTGGCAGGCGGTACTTAGTGTTGAAGCTTGGTTGAGAAGGATGGGAGTGAATAAGGCTATTTCTCTTTTACGGAAAAATAAGCAGTATTACACACCTATTGATGATCTGGAAATCCAGGATGAAGGCGAAGATGAACTGTTGGAAAAGGAGTGGCGAGAATGTCGGCTGACTGATTTGGAATCAGTCATTGATCAGCTGAGCGGGATACCCAAGATGGTGATCAATCTGTATCTTTTTGAAGATATGAGCCACGATGAAGTCGCGGAATCTTTGGGAATGACAGCGGTAGCGGTGCGGAGTCAATACCATCGCGCCAAAAAGAAAATTTACGAACAATTGAAGGAGAGGTATAATTATGCGGGATAA
- a CDS encoding DUF6600 domain-containing protein: MKNLGNIKYWVLGLIGVASFTSCTTTMAQRGGYTGYNNYNNSGVSFQTFYDELSPYGQWVNDPNYGYVWIPDAGPDFQPYATNGYWSMTDYGNTWVSNYDWGWAPFHYGRWNYNDRYGWGWVPDYEWGPAWVNWRQSDDYYGWAPLGPGMNINVSVNIPMNFWTFVSVNHFMNRNMDRYYVNRRNYNNIYNRTTVINNTTIINNNYYVGGPRRSDIERYTGRTVNVNRINNVDRPGSVRSSNSSTRSSEINMYRPNVDRNTRSSARPTNVVDASTRTRSNNSEISDRNNRVISNRDNINTRSGNRELYIDNSGNASVRSRNDANNNSGSTRSSSNTNGRTRDNSSNNRNNVGTTPTSDNYDFRTRSGRESNPSNTNNPTSTSRTRQGNAVDNGGVVNSRNSDYNTRVRTGTSTTGDAGSSRSGQPTTMPQRNGNYDAGNTRTRSSQPVSQPSQPVQNRSYDTGNSRSRSSQPAAQPSQPVQNRSYENTRTRSSAPAVERSNSSNTGSSSAPRTRSSEGSTRSGGSSRTR, from the coding sequence ATGAAAAATTTAGGAAACATAAAATATTGGGTACTGGGGTTAATCGGTGTTGCTTCCTTTACAAGTTGTACTACTACGATGGCGCAAAGAGGAGGATATACAGGTTATAATAACTATAACAATTCTGGTGTTTCATTTCAGACGTTCTATGATGAACTTTCACCATACGGACAATGGGTGAATGATCCAAACTATGGATATGTGTGGATTCCTGATGCCGGTCCTGACTTCCAGCCTTATGCAACCAATGGTTACTGGTCCATGACAGATTATGGTAACACATGGGTCTCCAATTACGATTGGGGGTGGGCTCCTTTCCACTACGGCCGATGGAACTACAACGATCGTTATGGTTGGGGATGGGTTCCAGATTACGAATGGGGACCAGCATGGGTAAACTGGCGCCAAAGCGATGATTATTATGGTTGGGCTCCATTAGGTCCGGGCATGAATATCAATGTCTCAGTCAATATCCCAATGAACTTCTGGACCTTTGTTTCGGTCAATCATTTTATGAACCGAAACATGGATAGATATTATGTGAACCGTCGAAATTATAACAATATCTATAATAGAACCACAGTGATCAACAATACGACGATCATCAATAATAACTATTATGTGGGCGGCCCCCGTAGATCTGACATCGAACGTTATACAGGTAGAACTGTTAACGTAAACCGTATTAACAATGTAGATCGACCAGGATCGGTGCGCAGCAGCAATAGCAGTACAAGATCAAGCGAAATCAATATGTATCGTCCGAATGTAGACCGCAACACACGCTCATCTGCACGTCCGACCAATGTTGTTGACGCTTCAACTCGAACACGTAGTAATAATAGTGAAATTTCGGACCGCAACAATCGTGTCATTTCCAACCGGGATAACATCAATACCAGATCTGGAAATCGTGAGTTATATATTGACAATAGCGGTAATGCCTCGGTAAGATCACGCAATGATGCGAATAATAATAGCGGATCTACACGTAGCTCCAGTAATACTAATGGACGCACAAGAGACAATAGTTCGAACAATAGAAATAATGTAGGTACAACACCTACTTCAGACAATTACGATTTTAGAACCCGATCCGGCAGAGAATCTAATCCATCAAATACGAACAACCCTACTTCTACCAGTAGAACCAGACAAGGAAATGCTGTTGACAACGGTGGTGTTGTCAACAGCCGAAATTCGGACTATAATACACGAGTAAGAACAGGCACCAGCACTACAGGTGATGCGGGTTCATCCCGCAGTGGGCAGCCAACAACAATGCCGCAACGAAATGGAAATTATGATGCTGGCAATACTAGAACACGCTCTAGTCAACCTGTATCACAACCTAGTCAACCGGTGCAAAATAGAAGTTATGACACTGGCAACAGCAGATCGCGCTCTAGTCAACCTGCAGCGCAACCAAGCCAACCGGTGCAAAACAGAAGCTATGAAAATACCCGAACACGGTCCTCGGCTCCCGCAGTTGAAAGATCAAATTCCTCGAATACAGGAAGTTCTTCAGCTCCAAGAACCAGATCATCTGAAGGATCAACTCGTTCAGGAGGTAGTTCAAGAACACGATAA
- a CDS encoding HEAT repeat domain-containing protein, producing MRDNLKDFVNTNRDAFDRKEPSSDLWNKIRPQVVPPVQEKKIKPLWRWASIAAATLLVGSAAFVIFNQEKKDDHLGRVADLKSAPVQKEPVDILRPSQQEVAVEAGQKEPIRSIQTMTSTPKIHREVNRTAQKVPVDKKEGLEKDYMQMLQDSVWASTRLAAVLALQKQGNLKEDAAHALEKIAVSDESSNVRMAAIETLLDGMTPEVRQQKVQDFFVAQNDPTLQVELMQMIAQRDEAEMKNSTKDKLNAIVEDPFTLKFVKEQAYAVLLNH from the coding sequence ATGCGGGATAATTTGAAGGATTTTGTGAACACCAATCGGGATGCATTTGACCGTAAGGAACCGTCATCGGATTTATGGAATAAAATCAGACCACAGGTTGTTCCTCCGGTACAGGAAAAGAAGATTAAACCTTTGTGGCGATGGGCAAGTATTGCGGCAGCTACATTATTGGTCGGATCTGCGGCTTTTGTCATCTTCAATCAGGAGAAAAAGGATGATCATTTGGGCAGAGTAGCAGATTTGAAATCTGCCCCTGTTCAGAAAGAGCCAGTGGACATCCTGCGCCCATCTCAACAAGAGGTAGCAGTAGAAGCTGGTCAGAAGGAACCGATACGGTCAATACAGACGATGACAAGTACGCCAAAAATACATCGTGAGGTTAACAGGACGGCGCAAAAGGTTCCTGTAGATAAGAAAGAAGGGCTTGAAAAAGATTATATGCAAATGCTTCAGGATTCTGTTTGGGCAAGTACAAGATTAGCAGCCGTACTCGCACTCCAAAAACAAGGAAATCTGAAAGAGGATGCAGCACATGCATTAGAGAAAATAGCTGTTTCGGATGAGAGCAGTAACGTGCGTATGGCAGCGATTGAGACCTTGCTGGATGGCATGACACCAGAAGTTAGGCAGCAAAAGGTTCAGGACTTTTTTGTCGCACAGAATGATCCTACATTACAGGTTGAGCTGATGCAGATGATTGCACAAAGAGATGAAGCGGAAATGAAAAATAGTACAAAGGATAAGCTGAACGCGATTGTAGAGGATCCCTTTACATTAAAATTTGTGAAAGAGCAAGCTTATGCGGTACTGCTGAACCACTAG